The following DNA comes from Vigna radiata var. radiata cultivar VC1973A chromosome 4, Vradiata_ver6, whole genome shotgun sequence.
aaatacttattaattCTAAACCTACTTATAAGACCTAAGAGTGATAAGGGgacattaattttaaacttactTATGTAATAATACCTTtttatttagaaacaaaattaaaacttatagAGAGCTTATGAACTACCAAATACTTTACAAGGTAGAAACTAACTATTaactactaaattaatttatcaactACCAAGTAGTTTATTAACTAGTAAAGAAACTTATTTATTAAGAATCATTAGTTTATCCTCATGTTAAACATACccttaatacaataaaattataaaagtaaaaacattataattgaaaaaaaatagagaatgagaaagaaacaaaGGGTCCAGCTACGACTTATTTGTCCACATATCacctagaaaaaaaattctccaTTTTATTTACTCACCCACCCAAGCCAATTATTGCTTCAAAGAATTCATCCACCTTCAATCCCTTTCATTACTAACAACCATTTTCAATCACCTTTTctaccataaataaataaaaataaaaataaaagttagaaacGAAAAAAAGTTCCCAAATCAAACCACAGCTcacttaataataatagtaataataaatattaataataattataatccattctctctctttctctatcGATGCAAAACTCACCAACGGTAGTCGCGGCTCCGCCGCCGCGTCCCGCCGGCCAAATCACCGTCATACCCTTCCCGCCGCCGCATCCCTTCGACGGCGCCCCCAGCTCCATATTCCAGATCACCGTCCTCCCCTTTCCCCCGCCGCCGCCGTTCGCCGACCCTCCCAGCTCAGTCGATCTCTCCCCGCTCGAGTTCCTCCTCGCACTCCTCGCTGTCGTGACCATCCCGGCGCTAATTTACACATTCATCTTCGCCTTCGGTTGCCCCTCGCACCGCCGCCGCCGGGATACCTCCGCTAGCGAGCCCTCCGTCGCGTCGGAGGCCTCCCACCGTGAGATCGAACTCGCCAGCGTCGACGCAGGCGTGAAGTATCGGAAAGAGGAGCACTCCAAGGAGATCGGCGGCGAGTGTCCTGTGTGTCTCTCGGTGTTCGCTGACGGCGAAGAAGTCCGGCAGCTTAGCGCGTGCAAACACTCGTTTCACGCCTCTTGCATTGACTTGTGGCTCAGTAACCACTCCAATTGCCCGATTTGTCGCGCCACCATAGCCGTCGTCGCCGCCGCCAAACCCAACGGTGATTTGCTCGAGAGTCACCGTGAGCGTGATGAGTCAAGTATGGtttgatttctaattttttctatttttgttaaacATGGAGTTTTTAAGTTTTACATTTATGATGTTCGATTATTACCTTACACTAGAGTACAGAGTTCCTGAGTAGCTTCCACTCCAA
Coding sequences within:
- the LOC106758935 gene encoding RING-H2 finger protein ATL33-like, giving the protein MQNSPTVVAAPPPRPAGQITVIPFPPPHPFDGAPSSIFQITVLPFPPPPPFADPPSSVDLSPLEFLLALLAVVTIPALIYTFIFAFGCPSHRRRRDTSASEPSVASEASHREIELASVDAGVKYRKEEHSKEIGGECPVCLSVFADGEEVRQLSACKHSFHASCIDLWLSNHSNCPICRATIAVVAAAKPNGDLLESHRERDESSMV